In a single window of the Streptomyces sp. NBC_00353 genome:
- a CDS encoding lipoprotein yields MRRALLTLLLAAALTGCSLLGQDRPCTAADADSQVSAVWRPADFGGGDAARIRLCVDGTCEERTSGSPDDPFASLSVQLPDDIGASTVPVRLTVTSVKSGDMVVEDSTRARLTEQHPNGTSCLPTTWTATFRAHPDQGLTSPKGMKLQG; encoded by the coding sequence ATGCGCCGCGCCCTTCTCACACTGTTGCTGGCGGCGGCCCTGACCGGATGCTCGCTCCTCGGTCAGGACAGGCCGTGCACCGCGGCTGACGCGGACTCGCAGGTCTCCGCCGTGTGGCGGCCCGCCGACTTCGGCGGCGGGGACGCGGCGAGGATCCGGCTGTGCGTGGACGGCACCTGTGAGGAGCGGACATCGGGCAGTCCCGACGACCCGTTCGCCTCGCTGTCGGTCCAACTCCCCGACGACATAGGCGCGTCCACCGTGCCGGTGCGGCTCACCGTGACCTCCGTGAAGAGCGGTGACATGGTCGTCGAGGACAGCACCCGGGCCAGGCTGACGGAGCAGCACCCCAACGGCACGTCCTGCCTGCCCACCACTTGGACGGCGACGTTCCGTGCCCACCCCGACCAGGGCCTCACCTCACCCAAAGGCATGAAGCTCCAGGGGTGA
- a CDS encoding HD domain-containing protein, translating into MPSKRVQVNAVTIAPSSAAGVLVPDTAIAREATQLVRDTVSELVYHHSRRVFWFGALQGRNRDLSFDPELLYVGALFHDLGLGEPFHGSGRRFEVDSADEARRFLSSHQVPEDSIRRVWTAIALHTTPGIPQFMEPEVALVTAGVEYDVLGIGYEDISEADRAEIVALHPRPDFKRRILDAFTDGIRPKPETTFGNVKADVLEHYVPGFERGDFVRTILDSPWPE; encoded by the coding sequence ATGCCCTCGAAGAGAGTGCAGGTGAATGCCGTGACCATCGCCCCGTCCTCCGCCGCAGGCGTCCTTGTGCCGGACACAGCGATCGCGCGGGAAGCGACCCAGCTGGTCCGGGACACGGTGAGCGAGCTCGTCTACCACCACTCACGGCGCGTCTTCTGGTTCGGTGCACTGCAGGGCCGTAACCGGGATCTGAGCTTCGACCCCGAACTCCTCTACGTCGGCGCGCTCTTCCACGACCTCGGGCTCGGCGAACCCTTCCACGGGAGCGGCCGGCGGTTCGAGGTGGACAGCGCGGACGAGGCCCGGCGCTTCCTCAGCTCCCACCAGGTGCCGGAGGACAGCATCCGGCGGGTGTGGACAGCCATCGCGCTGCATACGACACCCGGCATCCCACAGTTCATGGAGCCGGAAGTCGCTCTGGTGACCGCCGGGGTCGAATACGACGTGCTCGGCATCGGGTACGAGGACATCTCCGAGGCCGACCGGGCGGAGATCGTCGCCCTGCATCCGCGGCCGGATTTCAAACGGCGCATTCTCGATGCGTTCACCGATGGGATCCGGCCGAAGCCGGAGACGACCTTCGGCAATGTGAAGGCCGACGTGCTGGAGCATTACGTGCCGGGCTTCGAGCGCGGGGACTTCGTCCGTACGATCCTCGATTCTCCCTGGCCGGAGTGA